From a region of the Actinopolymorpha singaporensis genome:
- a CDS encoding NAD(+) synthase, with amino-acid sequence MSNREFAGLHSHGMVRVAAATPLVWTAEPARNAEATVDLARQADTEGVDLVVFPELGLSSYAIDDLLLQEALLDAAEDAVAAVRDASRELGPVLLVGAPLRRGGRLYNSAVAVSRGEILGVVPKTFLPNYREYYEKRWFASGAGTAGQEITVAGATVPFGTDLIFAATDLADFSIGVEICEDFWSATPPSSYAALAGATVLANLSASNITVGKAADRAALSAAQSTRAMAAYIYSAAGPGESSTDLSWDGQGTVHELGALLAESDRFADEAQLLIADVDLQRIRLERMRTPTFADAAELAGGPERRIRTVPFEHRPLPGDLGLRRPLRRFPFVPDDQQHLDQDCYETFNIQVAALARRYRAAGDRMVIGVSGGLDSTHALIVAAKACDQLGVPRSSILGFTMPGFATGEATKSNAWALMKALGVEAGEIDIRPAAEQMLKDMGHPYSRGEQAYDVTFENVQAGLRTDYLFRLANQRRGFVVGTGDLSELALGWCTYGVGDQMSHYAVNAGVPKTLIQYLIRWTVNTGQFDERTSELLTSILDTEISPELVPADEETGTLQSTEDRVGPYELHDFFLFHVLRYGLPPSKIAFLAWHAWRDADAGRWPAGLPDDARHAYDLPTIVRWLREFLQRYVAFSQFKRSALPNGPKVSAGGALSPRGDWRAPSDASAAAWLDELQRNGPAT; translated from the coding sequence GTGAGCAACCGAGAGTTCGCCGGGCTGCACAGCCACGGCATGGTCCGGGTCGCTGCGGCCACCCCGCTGGTCTGGACGGCCGAGCCCGCCCGCAACGCCGAGGCCACGGTCGACCTCGCCCGGCAGGCCGACACCGAGGGAGTCGACCTGGTCGTGTTCCCGGAGCTGGGGCTCTCGTCGTACGCGATCGACGATCTGTTGTTGCAGGAGGCGCTGCTCGACGCCGCCGAGGACGCGGTCGCCGCTGTGCGCGACGCCAGCCGCGAGCTCGGTCCCGTTCTGCTGGTCGGCGCTCCGCTGCGCCGCGGCGGACGCCTCTACAACAGCGCGGTGGCAGTCAGCCGCGGCGAGATCCTGGGCGTCGTGCCGAAGACGTTCCTGCCGAACTACCGCGAGTACTACGAGAAGCGCTGGTTCGCTTCCGGCGCCGGGACCGCCGGGCAGGAGATCACCGTCGCCGGGGCGACCGTCCCCTTCGGCACCGACCTGATCTTCGCGGCGACGGACCTGGCCGACTTCAGCATCGGTGTCGAGATCTGCGAGGACTTCTGGTCGGCCACTCCGCCGTCGTCCTACGCGGCGCTGGCCGGCGCGACCGTCCTGGCCAACTTGTCGGCATCCAACATCACCGTCGGCAAGGCTGCCGACAGGGCGGCGCTGTCGGCCGCTCAATCGACCCGGGCCATGGCTGCGTACATCTACTCCGCCGCCGGGCCCGGCGAAAGCAGCACCGACCTGTCCTGGGACGGGCAGGGCACGGTGCATGAACTGGGCGCTTTGCTCGCCGAGTCCGATCGCTTCGCCGACGAGGCGCAGCTGCTGATCGCCGACGTCGACCTCCAACGCATCCGACTGGAGCGCATGCGCACGCCGACGTTCGCCGACGCCGCCGAGCTTGCGGGCGGGCCCGAGCGGCGGATCCGGACGGTCCCGTTCGAGCACCGGCCGCTCCCCGGTGACCTCGGCCTGCGGCGTCCGCTGCGCCGCTTCCCGTTCGTCCCCGACGACCAGCAGCATCTGGACCAGGACTGCTACGAGACATTCAACATCCAGGTCGCCGCCCTGGCCCGCCGCTACCGTGCCGCCGGCGACCGCATGGTCATCGGCGTGTCCGGCGGGCTCGACTCGACCCACGCCCTGATCGTTGCGGCCAAGGCCTGCGACCAGCTCGGCGTGCCGCGCTCGTCGATCCTCGGGTTCACGATGCCCGGATTCGCCACCGGCGAGGCGACCAAATCCAACGCATGGGCGCTGATGAAGGCGCTCGGTGTCGAGGCCGGCGAGATCGACATCCGCCCGGCGGCCGAGCAGATGCTCAAGGACATGGGCCACCCCTACAGCCGCGGCGAGCAGGCCTACGACGTCACCTTCGAAAACGTCCAGGCCGGGCTCCGCACCGACTACCTGTTCCGGCTGGCCAACCAGCGCCGTGGTTTCGTCGTCGGCACCGGCGACCTCAGTGAGCTCGCGCTGGGCTGGTGCACCTACGGTGTCGGCGACCAGATGAGCCATTACGCCGTCAACGCCGGCGTACCCAAGACGCTAATCCAGTACCTGATCCGCTGGACGGTCAACACCGGGCAGTTCGACGAACGCACCAGCGAACTGCTCACCTCGATCCTCGACACCGAGATCTCCCCGGAACTCGTCCCCGCCGACGAGGAAACCGGGACGCTCCAGAGCACCGAGGACCGCGTCGGCCCGTACGAGCTGCACGACTTCTTCCTCTTCCACGTACTGCGCTACGGTCTACCGCCGTCGAAGATCGCTTTCCTCGCCTGGCACGCCTGGCGCGACGCCGACGCGGGCCGCTGGCCCGCCGGCTTACCCGATGACGCCCGCCACGCCTACGACCTGCCCACGATCGTGCGCTGGCTCAGAGAATTCCTCCAGCGCTACGTCGCCTTCTCACAGTTCAAGCGCTCCGCACTGCCCAACGGGCCCAAGGTCAGCGCCGGCGGCGCGCTATCGCCGCGCGGCGATTGGCGGGCACCCTCCGACGCCAGTGCCGCCGCCTGGC
- a CDS encoding CinA family protein, with protein sequence MNDSEPLGPVQEARRHADQVHSRLVELGATVATTESLTGGLLGVLLTEAPATSVTYRGGLIVYGTDTKNHMAGVDNDLLSKHGPVHPAVAEELAIGARERVDADYGVGITGVAGPGPQGGRPVGEVHVGIASAQGVSSHEHHFEGNRSEIRSAAAAAALADLAAELDRQLGFRES encoded by the coding sequence ATGAACGATTCCGAACCCCTCGGCCCCGTGCAGGAGGCGCGACGTCACGCCGACCAGGTTCACAGCCGGCTCGTGGAGCTCGGCGCCACGGTGGCGACCACGGAATCGTTGACCGGCGGGCTCCTCGGGGTGCTGTTGACCGAAGCGCCGGCGACCAGTGTGACCTACCGGGGCGGCCTGATCGTCTACGGAACGGACACCAAAAATCACATGGCCGGGGTGGACAACGATCTACTGAGCAAGCACGGCCCGGTCCACCCCGCCGTCGCCGAGGAGCTGGCCATCGGTGCCCGCGAACGCGTCGACGCCGATTACGGCGTCGGCATCACCGGGGTCGCCGGGCCGGGTCCGCAGGGCGGGCGCCCGGTCGGCGAGGTGCACGTCGGCATCGCCTCGGCGCAGGGCGTCAGCAGCCACGAGCATCACTTCGAGGGAAACCGGAGCGAGATCCGCTCGGCGGCCGCGGCCGCCGCCCTGGCAGATCTGGCGGCTGAGCTGGACCGGCAGCTCGGCTTCCGGGAGAGTTGA
- a CDS encoding glycoside hydrolase family 3 N-terminal domain-containing protein, whose amino-acid sequence MTLRVAVAVLAAVVVAAGCANNGASPGPPPRTSSIRATSQEPSPSATPSQEPSPSATTSQEPSPSATPSQEPSPSATPSQEPSPPATPSDTPTTPARDTPTPDSTAQPQGCVDRVYAGMSRAQRVGQLIMSAVSTSGVTSSELDVLRRDHVGGVILMGHTYAGANHVRSVTNRTQSVAPTVAGSRVGLLVATDQEGGKVQVLNGPGFSAIPTAVVQGQWLTAQLRQRAAEWGRQLRGAGVNLDLAPVVDVVPPNLVSANHPIGRLSREYGNDPETVARQSSAFVRGLGQSRVESALKHFPSLGHVVGNTDFSADVVDDVTTRSGDFVLPYRSGTQAGAGFVMASLARYTRIDPANLSVFSPVLLRDVLRGQLGFRGVVISDDLGAAVAVHSVSPGKRATRFLSAGGDMVLTVDPSTVDAMTSAVLSRVSSDTSFRAHVDASVHRVLTAKVEAGLLGCAG is encoded by the coding sequence ATGACCCTGCGCGTTGCCGTCGCCGTGCTGGCGGCGGTCGTCGTCGCCGCTGGGTGCGCGAACAACGGGGCCTCACCGGGCCCACCGCCGCGGACATCGTCGATCAGGGCGACCTCGCAGGAACCCAGCCCGTCGGCGACGCCCTCGCAGGAGCCGAGCCCGTCGGCGACGACCTCGCAGGAACCCAGCCCGTCGGCGACGCCCTCGCAGGAGCCGAGCCCGTCGGCGACGCCCTCGCAGGAACCCAGTCCTCCGGCTACTCCCTCCGACACACCGACCACCCCGGCGCGGGACACGCCCACACCGGACTCGACCGCACAGCCCCAGGGATGCGTCGACCGCGTGTACGCCGGGATGTCCCGCGCCCAGCGGGTCGGCCAGCTGATTATGTCCGCGGTCAGCACGTCGGGGGTCACCTCATCGGAGCTCGACGTGCTCCGCCGCGACCATGTCGGCGGGGTCATCCTCATGGGGCACACCTACGCCGGGGCGAACCACGTCAGGTCGGTCACCAACCGCACGCAGTCGGTGGCCCCGACGGTCGCCGGGTCCAGGGTGGGCCTGCTGGTCGCCACGGACCAGGAGGGAGGCAAGGTCCAGGTGCTCAACGGCCCCGGCTTCTCGGCCATACCCACCGCCGTCGTCCAGGGCCAGTGGTTGACGGCGCAGCTCCGGCAGCGTGCGGCGGAATGGGGCCGCCAGTTGCGCGGCGCAGGTGTCAACCTGGACCTGGCGCCGGTGGTCGACGTGGTCCCGCCGAACCTCGTCTCCGCCAACCATCCGATCGGTCGCCTGTCCCGCGAGTACGGCAACGACCCCGAGACCGTCGCCCGGCAGTCCTCCGCGTTCGTCCGGGGGCTCGGGCAGTCGCGTGTCGAGTCTGCACTCAAGCACTTCCCGAGCCTGGGCCACGTCGTCGGCAACACCGACTTCTCGGCGGATGTCGTCGACGACGTGACCACGCGCAGCGGCGACTTCGTCCTTCCCTACCGCAGCGGCACCCAGGCCGGGGCGGGCTTCGTCATGGCGTCGCTGGCCAGGTACACCCGGATCGACCCCGCGAACCTCTCCGTCTTCTCACCCGTACTGCTACGGGACGTGCTGCGCGGCCAGCTCGGGTTCCGGGGCGTCGTGATCTCCGACGACCTGGGCGCCGCCGTGGCCGTGCACTCGGTGTCGCCGGGCAAACGCGCCACTAGGTTCTTGTCCGCCGGTGGCGACATGGTGCTGACGGTCGACCCGTCGACCGTGGACGCCATGACCTCCGCAGTGCTGTCCAGGGTGTCGAGCGACACGTCGTTCCGTGCGCACGTGGACGCGAGCGTGCACCGGGTGCTCACCGCAAAGGTGGAAGCCGGTCTGCTCGGCTGCGCAGGATGA